A stretch of the Syntrophomonadaceae bacterium genome encodes the following:
- a CDS encoding PIN domain nuclease, producing the protein MILVDTSVMIGFLKGQADDRTELFKEILSRDIPFGISSYTYQEVLQGARNEEEFQTLKEYLSTQHIYYLEQEPATYEKAAKLYFNMRRKGVTPRSTLDMLIALTAMENDLALLHNDSDFNAIANNIPDFKILNTL; encoded by the coding sequence ATTAGTTGACACCTCTGTCATGATTGGGTTCTTAAAAGGGCAAGCCGATGACAGAACAGAACTATTTAAAGAAATTCTCTCCCGCGATATACCTTTTGGTATATCATCCTATACTTATCAGGAGGTATTGCAAGGGGCAAGAAATGAAGAAGAATTTCAAACGCTAAAGGAATATCTTTCAACGCAACACATTTACTATCTTGAGCAGGAACCAGCTACTTATGAAAAAGCAGCCAAACTATACTTTAACATGCGACGAAAGGGTGTTACTCCACGCAGCACATTAGATATGCTGATAGCTCTTACAGCTATGGAAAATGATTTGGCGCTATTACACAATGACAGCGATTTTAATGCAATTGCCAATAATATTCCGGACTTTAAGATTCTTAATACATTATAA